The following are encoded in a window of Novosphingobium sp. ZN18A2 genomic DNA:
- a CDS encoding NADPH:quinone oxidoreductase family protein: MTHDATYPAKAGQIPTFMQALEVQGLSDDCSRCHIVEMRVPRPGPGEVLVRIEAAGIGFPDLLMTRGEYQLKPPLPFVPGMEAAGTVALVGEGVQGLATGQRVMAGGKTGGLAGYGVYRADALVPIPDTLDFAHAAALRAAYLTAWVALVRRGMAVRGEWLLVHGASGGVGLAAVDLGRHLGLKVIAAISDAGKRARVRDLYAPEHVIDPADGIREQVLEITGGRGADIVYDPVGGDVFDQSLRCIAFNGRLLVIGFAGGRIPTVRANIPLIKGFSVVGVRAGEYSRRIPEHGAEDTATIVRLAGEGAIRPFVDRMLPLQEWRTAFGAMHDRTVIGRTVLLPHA, from the coding sequence ATGACCCACGATGCTACCTATCCGGCAAAAGCCGGGCAGATCCCTACGTTCATGCAGGCGCTGGAAGTGCAGGGCCTGTCAGACGATTGTTCCCGCTGCCATATTGTAGAGATGCGCGTGCCGCGCCCCGGCCCCGGCGAAGTGCTTGTGCGGATCGAGGCGGCGGGCATCGGCTTTCCCGACCTGCTGATGACACGCGGGGAATACCAGTTGAAGCCGCCGCTGCCGTTCGTGCCCGGCATGGAAGCCGCGGGCACCGTCGCCTTGGTGGGTGAGGGTGTGCAGGGGCTTGCGACTGGACAACGGGTGATGGCCGGGGGAAAGACCGGCGGGCTGGCGGGCTATGGCGTCTATCGCGCCGATGCGCTGGTGCCGATCCCCGACACGCTGGATTTCGCACATGCCGCCGCGTTGCGGGCCGCCTATCTTACCGCGTGGGTCGCGCTGGTCCGGCGCGGTATGGCGGTGCGCGGGGAATGGCTGTTGGTTCACGGTGCGTCGGGCGGGGTAGGGCTCGCCGCTGTTGACCTGGGGCGGCACCTGGGGCTGAAAGTGATTGCCGCGATATCGGATGCCGGGAAACGTGCACGCGTGCGCGATCTTTACGCGCCCGAACACGTAATCGATCCGGCAGACGGGATTCGCGAACAGGTTCTGGAAATCACCGGCGGGCGCGGTGCGGACATCGTTTACGATCCGGTGGGCGGCGACGTCTTCGACCAGTCGCTGCGCTGCATCGCCTTCAACGGACGGCTGCTGGTGATCGGCTTTGCCGGAGGGCGCATCCCCACGGTTCGCGCCAATATCCCGCTGATCAAGGGCTTTTCGGTGGTGGGCGTCCGCGCGGGTGAATATTCGCGCCGCATCCCCGAACACGGGGCCGAGGATACGGCAACGATCGTTCGCCTTGCGGGCGAGGGCGCGATTCGTCCCTTTGTCGACCGGATGCTGCCGCTGCAAGAATGGCGCACTGCATTCGGCGCGATGCACGATCGAACGGTGATCGGGCGCACGGTTCTTCTGCCGCACGCGTGA
- a CDS encoding MarR family transcriptional regulator: MKDPLTRLPGYALRRAANAMIAELASRLSEIGLRHTDASALILIDANSDVTASALGRLLDIQRANMVPLVGRLEAAGLIERKPLDGKSHSLELTDKGHRRLSEAKAIIEQFEGELLARVPAEHRAHLLPALNALWQQDKRG; encoded by the coding sequence ATGAAGGACCCGCTCACCCGCCTGCCCGGATATGCCTTGCGCCGCGCCGCCAATGCGATGATCGCAGAGCTGGCCAGCCGGCTTTCGGAAATCGGGCTTCGCCACACCGATGCATCGGCCCTGATCCTGATCGATGCCAATTCGGACGTGACGGCCAGCGCACTGGGTCGCCTGCTCGATATCCAGCGCGCCAACATGGTGCCATTGGTCGGGCGGCTTGAAGCGGCGGGCCTGATAGAGCGCAAGCCGCTGGACGGGAAATCGCACTCGCTTGAATTGACGGACAAGGGGCACAGGCGCCTATCCGAAGCAAAAGCCATTATCGAACAGTTCGAAGGCGAGTTGCTGGCGCGTGTTCCCGCCGAACACCGTGCTCACCTGCTGCCCGCACTCAACGCGCTCTGGCAGCAAGATAAGCGTGGCTAG
- a CDS encoding p-hydroxycinnamoyl CoA hydratase/lyase: MADKPVTDRAEEDTVAYEVADGIAWVKFNRPEKRNCMSPKLNRQMKKVLEELEFREEVKVLVLTGEGDAWTAGMDLKEYFRETEAQGLWAIRKSQRESYGWFERLRWYEKPTVAMINGWCFGGGYGPLFGCDIAVAADDAQFGLSEINWGILPGGGASKVVQELMPFRKAMYHAMMGENLSGKEAEAQGLITEAVPADKLKARVLEICEALKKKDGHALRATKWAVRRMVDMTYDNALDYQIRSQEALHSFGGAAARQEATRQFLDEKSFKPGLGTFDTSKVKR; this comes from the coding sequence ATGGCCGACAAGCCCGTTACCGATCGCGCCGAAGAGGATACCGTAGCCTACGAGGTGGCTGACGGTATCGCATGGGTGAAGTTCAATCGCCCCGAAAAGCGCAATTGTATGAGCCCCAAGCTCAATCGTCAGATGAAGAAAGTTCTGGAAGAGCTGGAATTTCGCGAAGAGGTGAAGGTTCTGGTGCTCACCGGCGAAGGTGACGCATGGACGGCCGGCATGGACCTCAAGGAATACTTCCGCGAAACGGAAGCGCAGGGGCTATGGGCCATCCGCAAGTCGCAGCGTGAATCCTATGGCTGGTTCGAACGCCTGCGCTGGTACGAAAAGCCCACCGTGGCGATGATCAACGGCTGGTGCTTCGGCGGCGGCTATGGTCCGCTGTTCGGTTGCGACATCGCGGTTGCCGCGGACGATGCGCAGTTCGGCCTTTCCGAAATCAACTGGGGCATCCTGCCCGGCGGCGGTGCTTCGAAGGTGGTTCAGGAACTGATGCCCTTCCGCAAGGCGATGTACCACGCGATGATGGGTGAGAACCTCTCGGGCAAGGAAGCCGAAGCGCAGGGCCTCATCACCGAAGCGGTTCCGGCGGACAAACTTAAGGCCCGCGTGCTGGAAATCTGTGAAGCGTTGAAGAAGAAGGACGGCCACGCCCTTCGCGCCACGAAGTGGGCGGTGCGCCGCATGGTCGACATGACGTATGACAACGCGCTCGATTACCAGATCCGCTCGCAGGAAGCGCTGCACAGCTTCGGCGGCGCGGCAGCACGTCAGGAAGCGACGCGCCAGTTCCTTGACGAAAAGAGCTTCAAGCCGGGGCTGGGCACCTTCGATACCAGCAAGGTCAAGCGCTGA
- a CDS encoding M20/M25/M40 family metallo-hydrolase, with protein MNTGDSHTMTFRLSALCLSVAAAAISMPAAAKTPWPAAAAQTLDLARKAIALRSVEGEGNKTPEVDDLFRNALVAGGWDPADIRIVPLGDTAYMIATWPGSDPSLSPLVISGHLDVVEADPADWERDPFTPVVENGFLFGRGSSDMKFSAALAVSALIQMRKDGWKPRRTIVVAFSGDEETSMKTSAIIAKELKGADLVINIDGGGGTFDETTGKPLFWNFDGAEKTYNDYTLAVTNPGGHSSMPRPDNAIVQMATALDRIGAYRFPTELNAVTKTYFENAAKFEPDAKIAGAMRAFAANPHDEQAIATLSVEPGIVGKLGTTCVPTMVSGGHALNALPQSVTANINCRIFPGHTREEIRKDLERVVDMPVVTVTDATGDASIASPASPMRPDFLAAAKKAMGKAWPGVPVFPVQASGASDNMWFRAQGIDSYGASPIFIKDSDDFAHGLNERVPLSNIEPGLTYYMTLIPELAK; from the coding sequence ATGAACACCGGGGATTCGCACACCATGACCTTCCGTCTTTCCGCCCTTTGCCTTTCCGTGGCCGCCGCAGCGATTTCCATGCCGGCCGCAGCGAAAACGCCCTGGCCCGCAGCGGCGGCGCAGACGCTGGACCTGGCCAGGAAGGCCATCGCGCTGCGGTCTGTGGAAGGAGAGGGAAACAAGACGCCCGAAGTGGACGACCTGTTTCGTAACGCGCTTGTGGCCGGGGGCTGGGACCCGGCGGATATCCGCATCGTTCCGCTTGGCGATACCGCCTATATGATCGCCACGTGGCCGGGCAGCGATCCGTCGCTGTCCCCGCTGGTCATTTCGGGCCACCTCGATGTGGTGGAGGCCGACCCCGCCGACTGGGAACGCGATCCCTTTACGCCGGTCGTGGAGAACGGGTTTTTGTTTGGTCGCGGCTCAAGCGACATGAAATTCAGCGCCGCGCTTGCCGTCAGCGCGCTGATCCAGATGCGCAAGGACGGCTGGAAGCCGCGCCGCACCATCGTCGTCGCGTTTTCGGGGGACGAGGAAACCTCTATGAAGACCAGCGCGATTATCGCGAAGGAATTGAAGGGGGCGGACCTTGTCATCAACATCGACGGCGGCGGGGGCACATTCGACGAGACAACTGGCAAGCCGCTGTTCTGGAACTTCGACGGCGCGGAAAAGACCTATAACGACTACACGCTGGCAGTGACCAATCCGGGCGGGCACAGTTCCATGCCGCGTCCGGATAATGCCATCGTCCAGATGGCGACGGCGCTCGATCGTATCGGCGCATACCGCTTCCCCACAGAGCTTAACGCCGTGACGAAAACCTATTTCGAGAACGCGGCAAAGTTCGAACCCGATGCGAAGATCGCCGGTGCGATGCGCGCCTTCGCCGCGAACCCGCACGACGAGCAGGCAATCGCGACGCTGAGCGTGGAGCCGGGGATTGTCGGCAAGCTGGGAACGACCTGCGTGCCGACGATGGTATCGGGCGGCCATGCGCTGAACGCCCTGCCGCAAAGCGTGACCGCCAATATCAATTGTCGCATCTTCCCCGGCCATACGCGTGAGGAAATCCGCAAGGATCTGGAACGCGTGGTGGACATGCCTGTGGTCACGGTCACCGATGCGACCGGCGATGCCTCCATCGCGTCTCCCGCATCGCCGATGCGGCCCGATTTCCTGGCGGCGGCGAAGAAGGCCATGGGCAAGGCTTGGCCCGGCGTGCCCGTGTTTCCGGTTCAGGCCTCGGGCGCGTCGGACAATATGTGGTTCCGTGCGCAGGGGATCGATTCCTATGGCGCGAGCCCGATCTTCATCAAGGATTCGGACGATTTCGCACATGGCCTGAACGAACGCGTCCCGTTGTCCAATATCGAACCGGGGCTAACATATTACATGACGTTGATCCCCGAACTGGCGAAATAG
- a CDS encoding NAD(P)/FAD-dependent oxidoreductase, giving the protein MTGRYDAVIIGGGHNGLVCAFYLARAGMRVRVLERRHVVGGAAVTEEFAPGFRNSTASYTVSLLRPQVIADMKLHERGFRVIERQISNFFPFEDTYLKLGGGTERTKAEFARFSAKDAAAYPRYDEALDRVAQVLRDIALKQPPNPAGGLKALFSAARQGWPLAKLDIAVQRDLLDLFTKSAREFLDGWFEDDRVKSAFAFDAVVGNYAGVSTPGSAYVLLHHVFGEVNGKPGAWGHAVGGMGAITQAMARACEDQGVEISVDAPVERVLLDRGRAAGVRLESGEEIAARIVAANVGPALLFRRMVDSSDLEPDFRKRIAGYKTGSGTFRMNVALSELPDFTVLPGKAQAEHHTAGIVIAPGMDYMDRAFTDAKAHGWSSQPIVEMMIPSTVDDSLAPEGAHVASLFCQQFAPELPDGKSWDDCREQVADLIVDTVDAHAPNFRKAIVARQIHSPLDLERKFGLVGGDIFHGHMSLDQIWAARPVLGHGDYRSPIAGLYMCGSGTHPGGGVTGAPGHNAAAAILADRPLVRKLLRS; this is encoded by the coding sequence GTGACGGGACGCTATGATGCCGTTATCATAGGCGGCGGGCACAACGGGCTTGTCTGCGCCTTCTATCTTGCGCGCGCGGGAATGCGCGTGCGCGTGCTTGAACGGCGCCACGTGGTGGGCGGCGCGGCTGTGACCGAAGAATTCGCGCCGGGATTCCGCAATTCCACCGCCAGCTATACTGTCAGCCTGCTGCGCCCGCAGGTGATCGCGGACATGAAATTGCATGAACGCGGTTTTCGCGTGATCGAACGGCAGATCAGCAACTTCTTTCCGTTCGAGGACACGTACCTGAAACTGGGCGGGGGCACGGAGCGCACGAAGGCAGAGTTTGCCCGCTTTTCCGCGAAGGACGCGGCAGCCTATCCGCGATACGACGAGGCGCTGGACCGTGTGGCGCAAGTCCTGCGCGATATCGCCCTGAAGCAGCCACCCAATCCGGCGGGCGGGTTGAAAGCGCTCTTTTCGGCGGCGCGGCAGGGCTGGCCGCTGGCAAAACTGGACATCGCCGTTCAGCGCGACCTGCTCGACCTGTTCACGAAGTCAGCGCGCGAATTCCTTGACGGATGGTTCGAGGACGATCGCGTGAAGTCCGCCTTCGCGTTCGATGCGGTGGTGGGCAACTATGCCGGCGTTTCCACCCCCGGCTCCGCCTATGTCCTGCTGCATCACGTGTTTGGTGAGGTGAACGGCAAGCCGGGGGCGTGGGGCCATGCGGTTGGCGGAATGGGCGCGATCACGCAGGCGATGGCGCGGGCGTGCGAGGATCAGGGCGTGGAGATCAGCGTGGACGCGCCGGTCGAGCGCGTCTTGCTCGATCGGGGCAGGGCGGCGGGCGTAAGGCTCGAAAGCGGGGAAGAGATCGCCGCGCGCATCGTTGCCGCCAATGTCGGGCCGGCGCTGCTGTTCCGCCGGATGGTCGATTCCAGCGACCTGGAACCCGATTTCCGCAAGCGCATCGCCGGCTACAAGACCGGATCGGGCACCTTCCGCATGAACGTGGCGCTTTCCGAACTGCCGGACTTTACCGTGCTGCCGGGAAAGGCGCAGGCAGAGCATCACACGGCGGGCATCGTCATCGCGCCGGGCATGGATTACATGGACCGGGCCTTCACCGATGCGAAGGCGCACGGCTGGTCGAGCCAGCCGATCGTGGAGATGATGATCCCCTCGACCGTGGATGACAGTCTTGCGCCCGAAGGTGCGCACGTCGCCAGCCTGTTCTGCCAGCAGTTCGCGCCCGAACTGCCCGATGGGAAATCGTGGGACGATTGCCGTGAACAGGTGGCGGACCTGATCGTGGACACGGTCGACGCGCACGCACCCAACTTCAGGAAAGCAATCGTCGCGCGGCAGATCCATTCGCCGCTGGACCTTGAACGCAAGTTTGGCCTTGTCGGCGGAGACATCTTCCACGGGCATATGAGCCTTGACCAGATCTGGGCCGCGCGGCCCGTGCTGGGGCATGGCGATTACCGCTCGCCAATCGCCGGCCTTTATATGTGCGGATCGGGCACACATCCCGGCGGCGGGGTGACGGGCGCGCCGGGGCACAATGCGGCGGCGGCCATCCTTGCGGACAGGCCGCTGGTCAGGAAATTGCTGCGATCCTGA
- a CDS encoding tetratricopeptide repeat protein: MSVSMLLASVLFAQSTAGFTVPAPPPEKVDVGYVQLVAGQPGKAIDHIRATGALEQRDPAALINLGTAYAMLGHKAEAKDAYQKAKFSSNRYDLELANGDWIDSRDAAILAEKSLEKGEYLALR; this comes from the coding sequence ATGTCCGTATCAATGCTTTTGGCCAGCGTGCTTTTCGCGCAGTCCACCGCGGGTTTCACCGTTCCCGCACCGCCGCCCGAAAAGGTTGACGTAGGGTATGTGCAGCTTGTCGCCGGCCAGCCGGGCAAGGCGATCGACCACATCCGCGCGACCGGCGCGCTGGAACAGCGCGATCCTGCTGCCTTGATCAACCTGGGAACGGCCTATGCAATGCTGGGCCACAAGGCCGAGGCAAAGGATGCATACCAGAAGGCCAAGTTCAGTTCGAACCGCTATGACCTTGAACTGGCGAACGGAGACTGGATCGATTCGCGCGATGCGGCGATCCTGGCCGAAAAATCGCTTGAGAAAGGCGAATATCTCGCGCTTCGCTGA
- a CDS encoding TonB-dependent receptor: MTKPRLASLLLLSTAIATPSIAWAQDSSTPADPATAPESGRTADDQAQAPEVSVPGGAIIVTGRRQRNLQRSAAEVVSVLSTEDIARTGEGDIAGSLSHVTGLSVVGSGYVYVRGLGDRYSLALLNGSPLPSPEPLKRVVPLDLFPTDIIASSLVQKSYSVNFPGEFGGGVINLTTQAIPEESFLKIGGGIGWDTETTNKLSYTYFGSKSDWTGYDYGNRSYPADLKALFDSGQVLVPASDQARAIGSVLFTARNSVVQKDDHTQPNFSADITGGTSFDLGGATLGLIATGGYSNKTQTRSIRQQTSKNTSADPGALYKDFNTVQTDNRVVVNGLLGLGLEWNRNKIRWTNVYIHDTDKNASLSLGHRNGVTTNDILGQRTAWYERQLISSQVVGEFKPEPDTKIDVRAGYANSKRLAPFEINAEYERTNANNDYGSQFINYLGTSQLSDPTTIQFARLNENLWSAGFDVTHQFVPGWSGTVGYAFQDTRRTNFSRQFGVYVNGDPKDIRALGLLRLDVLLQPGTWYLPTIADPGVNYTLRLQDSTASTGFFKSSLLNHAYYGKIDGQVTDSLSIDAGLRWEWSRETTTLMPVGSAFNQTNSLKNQYFLPAGTLTYEIRPGMQFRISGSKTIARPQFRELLTQLFYDPESSRTYQGNPKLKDTQIYNAEARFEWYFRGSQHISLGAFYKHLNHPIESILYGSELFITTYANAPAADLYGAELEVQKDIDLSSMGGAFTSRKLVVTGNYTYTNSKLKVGPGDTIEIGNTSALLPASNAFVDGAPLTGQSDHIANLQFSLEDSDSLSQQTILLNYASKRAVSRGLFNSGQPDVIENPGFTIDVVVRQGFTIAGKQLEVKLEGRNLTGRRHEEYQQLSNGRIEFNTYDLGRVFKASASIRF, encoded by the coding sequence ATGACCAAGCCGCGGCTTGCATCGCTGCTGCTGCTTTCCACTGCGATCGCCACGCCGTCGATTGCGTGGGCGCAGGATAGCTCCACACCCGCCGATCCGGCGACCGCCCCGGAAAGCGGCCGGACCGCCGACGATCAGGCGCAGGCTCCCGAAGTTTCGGTTCCCGGCGGTGCGATCATCGTTACCGGTCGCCGCCAGCGGAACCTGCAGCGTTCCGCGGCCGAAGTCGTCTCCGTGTTGTCCACCGAAGACATCGCACGGACCGGCGAGGGCGACATCGCAGGCTCTCTCTCCCACGTGACGGGGCTTTCCGTCGTGGGCAGCGGCTATGTCTATGTTCGCGGCCTGGGTGATCGCTATTCGCTGGCGCTGCTCAACGGCTCTCCGCTTCCCAGCCCCGAACCGCTGAAGCGCGTCGTCCCGCTCGATCTGTTCCCGACAGACATCATCGCATCGTCGCTTGTGCAGAAAAGCTATTCGGTAAACTTCCCGGGCGAGTTCGGCGGCGGCGTGATCAACCTCACGACGCAGGCGATCCCCGAGGAAAGCTTCCTGAAGATCGGCGGCGGGATCGGCTGGGATACGGAAACGACCAACAAGCTCAGCTATACCTATTTCGGTTCGAAGTCGGACTGGACCGGCTATGACTATGGCAACCGCAGCTATCCGGCCGATCTGAAGGCGCTGTTCGACAGCGGCCAGGTGCTTGTCCCCGCCAGCGATCAGGCGCGCGCCATCGGCAGCGTCCTGTTCACCGCGCGCAATTCGGTCGTCCAGAAGGACGATCACACCCAGCCGAACTTCTCGGCGGACATCACCGGCGGCACCTCGTTCGATCTGGGCGGGGCCACGCTCGGCCTTATCGCGACGGGCGGATATTCGAACAAGACGCAGACGCGTTCGATCCGCCAGCAGACGTCGAAGAACACCAGCGCCGATCCGGGCGCGCTCTACAAGGACTTCAACACCGTCCAGACGGACAACCGGGTTGTGGTGAACGGACTGCTCGGTCTGGGCCTCGAGTGGAACCGGAACAAGATTCGCTGGACCAACGTCTATATCCACGACACCGACAAGAACGCCTCGCTCAGCCTCGGTCACCGCAACGGCGTGACCACGAACGACATCCTTGGCCAGCGCACCGCGTGGTACGAACGCCAGCTGATCAGTTCGCAGGTGGTGGGCGAGTTCAAGCCCGAACCCGACACCAAGATCGATGTGCGCGCGGGCTATGCGAATTCGAAGCGCCTCGCGCCGTTCGAAATCAACGCCGAATACGAACGCACCAACGCGAACAACGATTATGGCAGCCAGTTCATCAACTACCTTGGCACCAGCCAGCTCAGCGATCCCACAACGATCCAGTTCGCGCGACTGAACGAGAACCTGTGGTCGGCGGGCTTCGACGTGACGCACCAGTTCGTGCCGGGGTGGAGCGGGACGGTCGGCTATGCGTTCCAGGATACGCGCCGCACCAACTTCTCGCGCCAGTTCGGTGTCTATGTGAACGGCGATCCCAAGGATATCAGGGCGCTGGGCCTGCTGCGGCTCGACGTGCTGTTGCAGCCCGGCACCTGGTATCTGCCGACGATTGCGGACCCCGGCGTGAACTATACGCTGCGGCTACAGGATTCGACGGCGAGTACCGGCTTTTTCAAGTCCAGCCTGCTGAACCACGCCTATTACGGCAAGATTGACGGCCAGGTTACGGATTCGCTGTCTATCGACGCCGGTTTGCGCTGGGAGTGGTCGCGTGAAACGACCACGCTCATGCCCGTGGGGTCCGCGTTCAATCAGACCAATTCGCTGAAAAACCAGTACTTCCTGCCCGCCGGCACGCTGACATATGAAATCCGCCCCGGTATGCAGTTCCGCATCAGCGGGTCGAAGACTATCGCGCGTCCGCAGTTCCGCGAATTGCTGACCCAGCTGTTCTACGACCCGGAAAGCAGCCGCACCTATCAGGGTAACCCGAAGCTGAAGGATACCCAGATCTACAACGCCGAAGCGCGTTTCGAATGGTACTTCCGCGGCAGCCAGCACATTTCGCTGGGCGCGTTCTACAAGCATTTGAACCACCCGATCGAATCGATCCTCTACGGTTCGGAACTGTTCATCACCACATATGCCAATGCGCCGGCCGCCGACCTGTACGGTGCCGAGCTGGAGGTCCAGAAGGACATCGACCTTTCGTCGATGGGCGGCGCCTTCACGTCGCGCAAGCTGGTGGTGACCGGCAACTACACCTACACCAATTCCAAGTTGAAGGTGGGGCCGGGCGACACGATCGAGATTGGCAATACGTCGGCTCTGCTTCCCGCAAGCAACGCCTTCGTGGATGGCGCGCCGCTTACCGGCCAGTCGGACCACATCGCCAACCTCCAGTTCAGCCTGGAGGATTCGGACAGCCTGTCGCAGCAGACCATCCTGCTGAACTATGCCAGCAAGCGCGCGGTAAGCCGCGGCCTGTTCAATTCGGGCCAGCCGGACGTGATCGAAAATCCGGGCTTCACCATCGACGTGGTCGTGCGCCAGGGTTTCACCATCGCGGGCAAGCAACTGGAAGTGAAGCTGGAAGGCCGCAACCTGACCGGTCGCCGCCACGAGGAGTACCAGCAGCTCAGCAACGGCCGGATCGAATTCAACACCTATGACCTTGGCCGGGTGTTCAAGGCGTCCGCATCGATCAGGTTCTGA
- a CDS encoding transferrin receptor-like dimerization domain-containing protein yields MISRTLLTSAAAIALAAGAIIPAAAAPNDSAGEALEARFDSMIDPADQVAWLKEMSSAPNQVGSPHDKANAEMQLAMFRKWGWDAHIETFQALYPTPISTTVEMIAPTRVALGGQEPAVPGDATSGNTAGAMPPYLEYQGDGDVTAGVVYVNYGMPDDYDALARRGISVKGKIVLARYGGGWRGLKPKLAQEHGAAGCLIYSDPANDGYAHADSYPKGGARPAQGIQRGSVEDMTTYPGDPLTPGVGATAKAKRLTRETSKVILNIPALPISYADASKIIAALQGPVVTGKERGGLGMTYHWGGKDAVKVHLAVKSDWSLKPVYDVIAMLKGSTYPDQWVIRGNHHDGWVFGAADPLAGQVALMSEAKALGALYRGGWRPKRTIVYASWDAEEPGLIGSTEWVEQHAAELKQKAVLYINTDNPGRGYWGAGGSHDLQHFANQAARPVMDPQTGVSVVERARAKILADHYEDPASVKPWLYKAAKAGGDLPISALGSGSDYSAFFQHLGIATIDTGFGGEDYEGGSYHSVYDSFDHVMKFDDPGMKYGAAVSKVVGRMVMRAADAERVPAHYSDFASTVERYVGELGKLATKQRAKDRELKELTDQGTFKLTSRPDDPTVAPEDKGITPLIDMLALQDAADRLERSAHAADAVVGQLDSLPPATRAKVDAQLRTIDQSLIDPDGLPGRPWFKNLVYAPGTLTGYGAKTLPGVREAIEQRRWDDAREYVKKTAAVLNAYADRLDAAVAAAGTAQ; encoded by the coding sequence ATGATCTCAAGGACGCTGCTTACGTCGGCGGCCGCCATCGCGCTGGCCGCGGGCGCCATCATTCCTGCTGCCGCCGCGCCGAACGATAGCGCGGGCGAAGCGCTGGAGGCGCGTTTCGATTCCATGATCGATCCTGCCGACCAGGTTGCATGGCTGAAGGAAATGTCCTCTGCGCCAAACCAGGTGGGAAGCCCGCATGACAAGGCCAACGCCGAAATGCAGCTGGCGATGTTCCGCAAGTGGGGGTGGGACGCGCATATCGAAACGTTCCAGGCGCTGTATCCCACGCCGATATCCACCACGGTGGAAATGATCGCGCCGACGCGCGTCGCGCTCGGCGGCCAGGAACCCGCCGTGCCGGGCGATGCAACATCGGGCAACACGGCGGGCGCGATGCCGCCCTATCTGGAATACCAGGGCGACGGCGACGTTACCGCCGGCGTCGTTTACGTGAACTACGGCATGCCCGACGACTATGACGCGCTTGCCCGGCGCGGGATCAGCGTGAAGGGCAAGATCGTGCTGGCCCGCTATGGCGGCGGGTGGCGCGGCCTGAAACCCAAGCTGGCGCAGGAACACGGCGCGGCGGGGTGCCTGATCTATTCCGACCCGGCGAACGACGGCTATGCGCATGCGGACAGCTATCCCAAAGGTGGCGCCCGGCCCGCGCAGGGCATCCAGCGCGGCTCTGTCGAGGACATGACGACCTATCCCGGAGACCCGTTGACGCCGGGCGTGGGGGCGACGGCAAAAGCCAAGCGCCTTACGCGCGAAACGTCTAAGGTTATCCTCAATATCCCCGCCCTTCCCATCTCCTATGCCGATGCGTCGAAGATCATCGCGGCGCTGCAGGGGCCGGTGGTGACCGGCAAGGAACGCGGCGGTCTGGGCATGACCTATCACTGGGGCGGCAAGGATGCGGTCAAGGTGCATCTCGCGGTCAAGTCGGACTGGTCGCTGAAGCCTGTCTATGACGTGATCGCCATGCTCAAGGGATCGACCTATCCGGACCAGTGGGTAATCCGCGGCAACCACCACGATGGCTGGGTGTTCGGCGCCGCCGATCCGCTGGCCGGGCAAGTCGCGCTGATGAGCGAGGCGAAAGCGCTGGGCGCACTCTACAGGGGAGGCTGGCGGCCGAAGCGTACGATCGTCTATGCCAGCTGGGATGCGGAGGAACCGGGCCTGATCGGCTCAACCGAATGGGTGGAGCAGCACGCCGCCGAACTGAAGCAGAAGGCGGTACTCTACATCAATACTGACAACCCCGGCCGCGGCTATTGGGGCGCAGGCGGAAGCCATGACCTGCAGCATTTCGCCAACCAGGCCGCGCGCCCGGTGATGGACCCGCAGACCGGCGTATCGGTGGTCGAACGCGCCCGCGCGAAAATCCTTGCCGATCATTACGAAGATCCCGCCAGCGTGAAGCCCTGGCTTTACAAGGCGGCGAAGGCGGGCGGCGACCTGCCGATTTCCGCGCTGGGGTCAGGATCGGATTATTCCGCGTTTTTCCAGCATCTTGGCATCGCCACGATCGACACCGGATTTGGCGGTGAAGACTATGAAGGCGGATCGTATCACTCGGTTTACGACAGCTTCGACCACGTGATGAAGTTTGACGATCCTGGCATGAAATACGGCGCAGCCGTATCGAAAGTCGTGGGCCGCATGGTCATGCGCGCCGCCGATGCGGAGCGGGTGCCCGCGCACTATTCGGACTTCGCTTCCACGGTGGAACGCTACGTCGGGGAACTCGGCAAGCTGGCGACGAAGCAGCGGGCGAAGGACCGTGAACTGAAGGAACTCACCGATCAGGGCACGTTCAAGCTCACCTCGCGACCAGACGATCCCACCGTTGCTCCCGAAGACAAGGGCATTACGCCGCTGATTGACATGCTCGCCCTGCAGGACGCGGCGGACCGGCTGGAACGGTCCGCCCACGCCGCCGATGCCGTGGTGGGCCAGCTGGATAGCCTTCCCCCGGCAACGCGCGCAAAGGTGGACGCGCAATTGCGGACCATAGACCAGTCGCTGATTGATCCAGACGGTCTGCCCGGCCGCCCGTGGTTCAAGAACCTGGTCTATGCCCCCGGAACGCTGACCGGATATGGCGCAAAGACGCTGCCCGGCGTGCGCGAAGCGATAGAGCAGCGTCGCTGGGACGATGCCCGCGAATACGTGAAGAAGACAGCTGCCGTGCTCAACGCCTATGCCGACAGGCTGGATGCCGCCGTGGCGGCGGCCGGTACCGCGCAATAA